The sequence GCCATGGTAACAGCAAAACCTATCGCGACCTGTCCGGGGCAGAACACGACTTCAATATCTCGACGATGGGGCGACGCGATGCCGATGCCATCATTCGCTATGACATTGAGGAAGCGAAGCAGTTTTTGAAAGGAGAAAACAACGCGGGTCGTTTGAACCTGAACGCGCTGTGCATGATCGGTGTGGAGGAGGGGGCGATTCTGGCGGGTTACTGGGCGGCGCGAGATTGGGGAATCCCAAGCGTTGGGCGGATGAAACAGGGGCAGGATGTGAAGGCCCTGGTGTATGTTTCACCGGAGAAAAACCTGCATGGGCTCGCCATGAGTAACCCCATCGCCGAGCCGAATCTGATCGGTCTGCCGACGATGATCGTGGCGGGGAAAAGCAGTGCCCAGGGCAGCGAGGCCGAGCGTGTCGGCAGTCGGCTTGAGACGGTAAAGAAACGCTTCAATCAAGGCACCGCTACGGGCTTTGAATTGCTGCTGCCCAAAACGAGTTTGAGCGGTCCGGCGCTCATCAACGATGAGGCCACCGTGATTCCCAAAATTATCAAATTTCTGAAAAGCAACGTCCGGGTGAGCAAGGCCGAGAATCCCTGGATTGACCGTCCTTAAAACCTTGGTCGGTTGATAACCTCACGGAGGAGGAATGCTTGACGCAGTCCATCCGGCTTGCGAATCATTTCCTTGAGGGCATCTGCGGGGGTGGGGCCCGATTGTCGTCGACGGTCGCTGAGACCGCCGATCTTCGCCTCGGCCATCGCAGGTGACGACGAAGGATCGCCAGCAGTTGCATGGTGGCTTCGTTGATTTGGATCCTCATCAACGTGGACCGCATCGATCATTTCGATGTCGCGTTCGTCTAGGATTTCATCCTCATCGTCGTCGTAATATCCAGTGGCGGTGTCGACGACGCGTTCCCGATTCGCATTGGAATAGGGGCTGGGGCGAGAGCGGGTTTGTTGCTCACGCTGCTGCTCCGCCTCCGCCCGCCATTGAGCCTGTTTGCGTTGACGCATTTCAGCAGCTTGACGCAAGAAATCTTCAAGGTCTTTCGACATTGTGGCAATCTTTCCGAGAGGGATTATTGGTGAGCGTTAATACTGGCCGATTCGCTCCCCTGTCCCGATAACGAGCGGCGCATCTCGGTATCAGCGATGACATTTTGCATGCGGTAGTAGTCCATGATCATGAGTTTCCCGCTGCGGAATGCTTCGGCCATCGCATGGGGCACTGCCGCTTCGGCTTCGACGACCTGAGCTCGACTC comes from Allorhodopirellula heiligendammensis and encodes:
- a CDS encoding alpha/beta hydrolase; this translates as MIMFHRCHFDLASVLRGRCLVWGIGMLSCVALFGPSPSAWAQRPGKPATQKPKDPALEPRSETLATKDGVNITVYYFPSDQGKDAVPVMIVHEWKGQAAPYLKLCNALRKKGFAAIVVEYRGHGNSKTYRDLSGAEHDFNISTMGRRDADAIIRYDIEEAKQFLKGENNAGRLNLNALCMIGVEEGAILAGYWAARDWGIPSVGRMKQGQDVKALVYVSPEKNLHGLAMSNPIAEPNLIGLPTMIVAGKSSAQGSEAERVGSRLETVKKRFNQGTATGFELLLPKTSLSGPALINDEATVIPKIIKFLKSNVRVSKAENPWIDRP